A genomic window from Fusarium falciforme chromosome 2, complete sequence includes:
- a CDS encoding LDB19 domain-containing protein, protein MPELVNLVRPLRNLALTNISRPRTTLAVSIDWEIESSPTIVIGTDSDSLPSFLSGTLSLNVNEPPVEIGGFTAVLNVHTVQKKPVKNRCAKCKAQYFEIHHWSFLNQHTVLQSGSQTFPFSTLIPDHLPASMDSPLLSISYEFHAEVHFKSQNTQTNTPRTVDFKRILTVRRRISVPNLPLQTTRNFPAEGIRVESSINPIIRPAEVNNVSLSLTGLLVSPGNGQNDHLWRLWKGAWRLEENIEAIAIPCERHRCLVIEHGSEGFVRRKTRTLGKGGIYNAWEENAAEGTAEVEFGVNIRQSSNGPGSAYSYDTKSLDGTKVTHALVIELVFVKEHFPQGQFDMAIRTGVGRILTLTYLVVLADDQSIAPGMDHVL, encoded by the exons ATGCCTGAGCTGGTCAACCTTGTGCGGCCACTTCGGAACCTTGCCTTGACCAATATATCCAGGCCACGGACAACCTTGGCAGTATCGATCGACTGGGAAATCGAGAGTTCGCccaccatcgtcatcggAACCGATTCCGACAGTCTACCGTCATTCTTGTCCGGAACCCTGTCCCTTAATGTAAACGAACCCCCGGTCGAGATTGGCGGCTTCACTGCTGTGCTCAATGTCCACACAGTCCAGAAGAAGCCGGTCAAGAATCGCTGCGCGAAATGCAAGGCCCAGTACTTCGAGATACACCACTGGTCCTTTCTGAACCAACATACTGTCCTACAGAGCGGCAGTCAAACATTCCCATTCTCCACCCTGATACCAGATCACCTACCAGCCTCGATGGATTCACCTCTGCTTTCCATTTCATACGAGTTCCACGCCGAAGTTCACTTCAAGTCTCAAAACACACAGACGAATACGCCTCGAACTGTGGACTTTAAGCGAATCTTGACCGTCAGACGCCGGATTTCCGTTCCAAACCTTCCTCTACAAACGACTCGCAATTTCCCCGCCGAGGGTATAAGAGTTGAAAGCTCCATCAACCCCATTATTCGTCCCGCCGAGGTCAACAACGTCTCCCTCTCGCTAACTGGCCTCCTCGTCTCCCCGGGAAATGGCCAGAACGACCATCTCTGGCGGTTATGGAAGGGGGCTTGGAGGCTGGAGGAGAATATCGAAGCCATTGCGATCCCCTGCGAGCGACACCGATGCTTAGTGATCGAACACGGAAGCGAAGGTTTTGTTCGCAGGAAAACCCGAACGCTCGGCAAAGGGGGCATATACAATGCCTGGGAGGAAAACGCGGCCGAGGGAACTGCTGAAGTGGAGTTTGGTGTTAACATCCGCCAAAGCTCCAATGGCCCCGGATCTGCCTACAGCTACGACACAAAGAGCCTTGACGGTACCAAGGTGACCCATGCGCTAGTTATCGAGCTTGTATTTGTCAAGGAGCATTTCCCACAGGGACAGTTTGATATGGCAATCCGAACGGGCGTCGGAAGAATTCTCACATTAACCTATCTGGTGGTCTTGGCCGATGATCAGAGTATAGCTCCTGG AATGGATCATGTCCTGTAG
- a CDS encoding MFS domain-containing protein — protein MTHPSLPSSPTQRVPSNTSATPTIPPRECSPRAQAQVVNPLPNDNPSPHLDDLAESIPAVDESLQARIERLGRERPPIFITRWSEIIFVFSISMSQFLTEYFVSGFTVILPTLIRELDIPQAASVWPATAFSLVIASTLLVFGRLGDMWGGYPVFIWGLAWLLAWSIIAGFSINPLMLDFCRALQGLGAAAFLPTGVMLMGSLYRPGPRKNLVFAVYGTSAVFGFFGGILMAGIVGQFMRWGFYFWIGAILTAITLLSSVLSIPRPHSKDQPPSKAKMDYLGAITIVCGLTLVVFSILQSAHAPAGWRTPYIPVCLILGVSSLLAAGYIETRVAAQPLLPTSIFTTPCMSPLLLALFLLYGTWGIFSVYGTLYFQNIMSASPLQVVAWYVPLGLAGLILSVIEGFILHLVPGRVLLIISGLGAVGSQLLIALIPLGASYWAWIFPAVIFSTVGIDLSTILMTVFVTTTFPTAQQGLAGSVINSVLQLGVAFVLALTDVIQSATVEEAGLGKSYKNTFWFGVGAAAASLLILAIWGKVPKASSDLTADEKAELLEEAMTEQRR, from the coding sequence ATGACACACCCATCGTTACCTTCATCACCGACTCAGCGGGTTCCCAGCAACACCTCAGCAACACCGACTATCCCGCCGAGAGAATGTAGCCCCAGGgctcaagctcaagttgTTAATCCTTTACCGAACGACAACCCTTCGCCGCATCTCGATGACCTTGCAGAATCCATACCCGCAGTTGACGAGTCCCTCCAAGCACGAATCGAACGTCTTGGCCGCGAGCGCCCTCCGATCTTTATAACCCGTTGGAGCGAGATAATCTTCGTCTTCAGCATCTCCATGTCCCAATTCTTGACAGAATACTTCGTCTCAGGCTTCACCGTCATCCTCCCAACACTGATCAGAGAGCTCGACATCCCGCAAGCAGCCAGTGTGTGGCCAGCGACCGCCTTCTCCCTCGTCATCGCCAGCACCTTGCTCGTCTTTGGCCGTCTGGGTGATATGTGGGGAGGATATCCCGTCTTCATCTGGGGCCTTGCCTGGCTTCTTGCCTGGAGTATAATAGCCGGGTTCAGCATCAATCCGCTGATGCTCGACTTCTGCCGGGCTCTGCAAGGGCTGGGAGCTGCGGCATTCTTACCTACCGGAGTTATGCTCATGGGGTCGCTGTATCGTCCTGGGCCACGAAAGAATCTCGTCTTTGCAGTATACGGTACTTCAGCGGTATTTGGATTTTTCGGTGGCATTCTCATGGCAGGGATCGTAGGTCAATTCATGCGCTGGGGTTTTTACTTCTGGATCGGCGCCATCCTGACGGCAATTACGCTGTTATCTTCAGTCTTGTCCATTCCGCGTCCTCATTCAAAGGACCAACCACCAAGCAAAGCCAAAATGGACTACCTCGGCGCCATCACGATCGTCTGTGGCCTCACTCTAGTCGTGTTTTCCATCTTGCAATCAGCACACGCCCCTGCAGGTTGGCGAACGCCATATATTCCAGTCTGTCTCATACTTGGTGTCTCGTCACTCCTTGCTGCGGGCTACATCGAAACGCGCGTCGCTGCTCAGCCTCTCTTGCCAACTTCGATCTTCACGACTCCTTGCATGAGCCCTCTCCTGTTGGCCCTCTTCCTGCTTTACGGCACCTGGGGTATATTTTCTGTATATGGCACACTCTATTTCCAGAACATTATGTCTGCCAGTCCGTTGCAGGTGGTAGCTTGGTATGTGCCTCTCGGTCTTGCAGGCCTCATTCTCAGCGTCATCGAAGGCTTCATCTTGCACCTGGTTCCAGGACGTGTGCTGTTGATCATTTCCGGCCTGGGCGCAGTAGGGTCACAGCTTCTCATAGCTCTGATTCCGCTTGGAGCAAGTTATTGGGCATGGATCTTCCCTGCAGTCATCTTCAGCACCGTGGGAATCGATCTGTCCACGATCTTGATGACAGTTTTCGTGACCACGACGTTTCCTACAGCGCAGCAGGGGTTGGCTGGGAGTGTTATTAATTCTGTGCTGCAGTTAGGTGTAGCTTTCGTCCTTGCTTTGACGGACGTCATCCAATCAGCAACGGTAGAAGAGGCAGGATTGGGGAAGAGTTATAAGAACACGTTTTGGTTTGGAGTGGGTGCTGCAGCCGCGAGTTTGTTGATTCTGGCAATCTGGGGGAAGGTACCTAAGGCCAGCAGTGATTTGACCGCGGATGAGAAGGCTGAACTCCTGGAAGAGGCAATGACAGAGCAGCGAAGGTAA